The following coding sequences lie in one Candidatus Lernaella stagnicola genomic window:
- a CDS encoding peptidoglycan-binding domain-containing protein produces the protein MSDAIIASVLGLDPAVVEEAWAVEDGPYEEEIRVMQRSLIVLGFPTGERGRPWIDGVVGPATRRALKWWQEENGLDITGRFDDASRAKLLQQAADRLQKMSHATQISVRGQLDHVQNAHPVTGKHALMYYLNEAQARVPEQLVPAFLGLYVAFNNGVAVPGLELGEIVRCLAAGDDLKTARRKATRLGFLQLATAFVEEHEQLDAERAAQFGDLDYQFDILATLLQEEGSLGKAAAKQDADGMERALAENAVGCVTPAPQPLRAAIAEIVECLAREG, from the coding sequence ATGAGCGATGCGATTATCGCGTCCGTCCTGGGTTTGGACCCGGCGGTCGTAGAAGAAGCGTGGGCTGTCGAAGACGGTCCATACGAAGAAGAAATCCGCGTCATGCAACGAAGTCTGATCGTACTCGGTTTTCCGACCGGCGAACGCGGGCGGCCGTGGATTGATGGCGTGGTCGGTCCGGCGACTCGACGGGCGCTTAAATGGTGGCAGGAGGAAAACGGCCTGGACATAACCGGCCGTTTCGATGACGCGTCACGCGCAAAACTGCTGCAACAAGCCGCCGATCGGCTGCAAAAAATGTCGCACGCGACGCAAATCAGTGTCCGCGGGCAGCTTGATCATGTCCAAAACGCGCATCCGGTCACCGGCAAACACGCTCTGATGTACTATCTCAACGAAGCGCAGGCTCGCGTCCCCGAGCAGCTAGTGCCGGCGTTTCTCGGCCTTTACGTCGCCTTCAATAACGGCGTGGCGGTACCGGGACTCGAACTGGGCGAAATTGTCAGATGCCTGGCGGCGGGCGATGATTTGAAAACGGCGCGGCGCAAGGCGACTCGATTAGGCTTCCTGCAGTTGGCGACGGCGTTTGTGGAAGAGCACGAGCAGCTCGATGCGGAACGAGCGGCGCAGTTCGGCGATCTGGATTACCAGTTCGACATCCTTGCGACCTTGCTCCAAGAAGAGGGAAGTTTGGGCAAAGCGGCCGCGAAACAAGACGCTGACGGGATGGAACGCGCACTGGCCGAGAACGCGGTGGGTTGCGTGACGCCCGCTCCGCAACCGCTGCGCGCGGCGATAGCCGAAATCGTCGAGTGCTTGGCTCGCGAGGGCTGA